AGTACTTTTAATTGCCCAGACAGTGCAACAATGGCATCTTGTGAACCAATATTGTAAAAAAAGTTTTTGCTTGGCGAAAACCGGATCCCCACGTTTTTAGTTAGGTTAGTGCAAAATAAATCTGCAAACTTTGGGTCGGCATTAATACCGGTACCAACAGCTGTACCACCTTGAGCAAGCTCACACACTGGCTCTAAGCTATGGCGAATGCCTGAGGCTGCGTTGTTTACTTGCGATTGCCATGCATTAAGGGTTTGCTCGAATGTAACAGGCATCGCGTCCATTAAGTGGGTGCGACCTGTTTTAACAATAGCGCCTACCTCGCTCTTTTTATTTTCTAAATGTTGCGAAAGGTTTTCAAGAGCTGGCAGTAATGCTTGTTTAACGGCTAATGCACTACTTAGTGCAATAGCCGTAGGGACTACATCGTTTGAGCTTTGGCCCATGTTTACATCATCATTAGGATGTACAAGCTCCTGTTGAGTACTGGCAAGTGTTGCTATTACTTCATTGGCGTTCATATTAGAACTAGTTCCTGAACCGGTTTGAAACACATCAACAGGAAACTGATCATGATGCTTACCATCAATAATCGCTTGGCAAGCACGCTCTATTGCAGTTGCCTTGGTTTTATTTATAAGCCCTAGCTCACAGTTACTTTGTGCTGCAGCTTGTTTTATATATGCCAGTGCCTTTATAAATTGTGCTGGCATAGTGAGGGCGCTAATAGCAAAGTTATTAACAGCGCGCTGTGTTTGTGCTTGATATAAAGCGTTAACAGGTACTTTTAATTCGCCCATACTGTCTGATTCTGTTCTAAAGTTACTCATTAATGTGCTCCTTAAAAAGGGTTGAATTCGTGACTAAGAATACGAGCTTCACGCTCAAGTAATAAAAATTTAGCACGACTATTGTGGCTTATGTAGAAACGCTTTAATGCAAGTAATGGTTTGTGTAGCTGGTGTAGGCATTGTTTGCGAATTGCATTATGAGTAAGAGGATCGCACATTTTATTTATAATTTCATGATGTGTGCGTCTAAGGTAATACTCCTGAAGTAGCGGGTTATCAAGTTGTTCAAAGTTTTTAGCTACGTTGAGGGCTGCGTCTATATAATGAGCGACAAGCATTGGGGCATGCAGACCTGGCCTTTTGCAATTAAATGCAAGAGTATGTTGATAGTTATTTAAGGCGTGATTTGAAGACATAAAAAAACCGACTCAACTAATGATAATAGTTATCATTACATTTAATCGGTTTCAGTGTAAATAGTTATTATAAAAATTATTTACGGCGTGTATTTTAATTATAGCCGAGAATAAATATCTGGTCTGTTTCATGTTTAGTGATCGCCTTTTGATTATGTTTTGGATGAGAAAGTAAATCAATTACTGTTGCTCTCATATCAAGGGTTTCACTGTGATCATCGGTACTTTTTTCGGTTATAGCTACTGCTGCATCAACAGCGGTATAGGGAGGCATATGCATAATTTTATCCTTTTGTGATTAGTTAATTAACCCTTAAATGGGTCAATTATGTTGCTGCATAATACATACCAATCAAGCCAGCTATATCTAACTACATGATTATATTTAACTTAATAAATAAATCATAATTAGTCACGACAACATATTGCAAATTTGCTTTACTATTGTGCAAACATCCACAATTTTGGTGCACGCAATGACAAAGCCATTTTCACAAGCATGTGAAAACAATAAAGGGCCAATTTTAGAGCATTTAAACTGCGCGTTAAAAAACGTTAAAACAGTATTAGAAGTTGGTTCTGGAACAGGTCAGCACAGTGTGTTTTTTGCTGAAAAATTACCTTATCTACAATGGCATACAAGTGATCGTGTCATTAATCATGAAGGTATTAGCCTATGGCATAGTGAAGTGAATTTAGCTAATTTACATGCCCCTATTGAGCTTGATTTAAACCAGCCATGGCCTATCGAAAAAGTGGATGCTATATATACTGCGAATACATTTCATATTGTAAGTTGGTTATTAGTTGAACGTTTTTTTGACGGGGTTAAACGTCACTTAAATGATGAGGGGATTGTGTGTATTTATGGTCCTTTTAAGTACAAAGGCGAATACACTAGCCAAAGTAATCAAGAGTTTTGCGCCTTTTTAACTGAGCGAGATCCTTTAAGTGGTATAAGAGATTTTGAAGCTGTTTTATTATTGGCTAAGCAAGCAGGGCTTTCGCTTATGAGCGATCATGCCATGCCAGCTAATAACCAGTTACTCGTTTTTAAACGGCAATAACGATGTGCACTGTGCTTTGTAAAGTGCAATATGCTGGCGTTCTCGAGACAGGTAATCTTCAATTGCACTGCTAAAGTCATTGTTAACAATATGGTGGGCTGAAAAAGTAGTAACGGGTTCAAACCCCCTCGCTATTTTATGCTCCCCTTGTGCACCTGAATGAAAGCAGTCGAGTTTATGTTTAATAGCAAATTCTATACCTTGGTAATAACATAGCTCAAAGTGAAGTGCGTCAATATTTTCGCTTGCCCCCCAGTACCTGCCGTAAAGTGTGTTTTCACCAATTAAACTGAGTGTAGCAGCGATGACTTGACCGTCTTTTTTGGCAAGCATAATAACCAGCTGCGATGCCATAAGTGCATGCAAAAGGGTAAAAAATTCACTGTTTAGATAGCCTAAATGTCCTGAGCGTTTTAAATAGGTGCGCTGATAAAATTCGCAAAACAGCTGCATTATTTCAGGTGTAATATCTGAACCCTTTAGCCATTCAATAATAATATTTTGATGTGTTATTTTAGCGCGTTCTTTTTTTAGCGATCTACGTTTACGCGAGTTTAGCGTTGATAAAAAGTCGTCAAAAGTATCAAACCCTTTATTAAACCATTGAAATTGAACGCCCTCTCTGAGCATCGCGTGCTGCTCAGTGAGTAATGTTGCTTGTGTTTGGTCGCAAAAGTTTATATGCCAGCCAGACCATCCTTGCTCAATGCTGTGTGTGCAGAGCTGCTCTGTAATATAGTTGTATACGTCGTTGTGGTTTGTGTGATGAATGGCAATACGTTTACCTTCAATTGGGCTAAATGGCACGCCTGATAGCCATTTGGGATAGTAATGCAAACCATTTTTTTCGTATGCTTCAGCCCATGCCCAGTCAAATACATACTCACCATAAGAATGGCTTTTTACATAACCAGGTGCAAGCGCTATTAAGTTACTCCCTTCATATACAGCTAAATGATAGGGCTGCCAGCCACTTTGCTGTGTTACACATTGGCTTTGCTCTAAGGCGTATAAAAAGGTATGTTGAGTAAAAGGTTCATCACCAAAAAAAGCATGCCATTGCGCTTGGTCTATTTCATTAATATTTTTAAACCATCGATGAGAAAAGCTTTTCATGATGCCGACCTTGTAAATATTGCGTGCTTAATTGTGGCTCTAATTTGTAATTTTATTGGCACTTATTTTACTTTTAAGCTTCAGTTTATTTTTTCAGAGCTTTTAATAGTCACGTATTAAAGCGGTGTTTTACGATGCGATTAGGCTAATTGTGTGATTAAACGCCACGCGAGAACATAATAACTCAGTCACGTAGCGTGATGGTAACAATTTTTTGGGCGCTATTTAGTAACTGTTTTTACAAACTGACTCAAGCACTCGGTCAGTTTTGCAAGTTCTATGGGTTTTGCTAAATGTTCGTTAAAGCCTGCTTTTTTAGCTTTAATTTTATCCTCTGGCATGGCATCAGCTGTTAGAGCAATGATGGGTAATGTGTGTTGCGATTTAAACGCTCGAATTAATTCTGTTGCTTTATAGCCATCCATAACAGGCATTTGGCAATCCATTAATACCAAATCAAAATGTTGTTCTTTGATTATATTTACAGCTTCTTCACCATTTTCAACCAAGTGAGGAATGATACCTAAAGATCCCAACATCGCTTTTATTACCATTTGATTCACAGGATTGTCTTCTGCGACCAAAATATTTAAAGACGTAATATCAATATCTTTTGATATGGCTTCTGGCTCTATATCTGGCTCTGATGTTGTTAAGTTAACGGCGAACGTAAAGGTTGACCCTTCACCCAGCTCGCTTTTTAAATTAAGTGTTGCTCCCATTAGCAAACATAGTTCTTTAGCTATTGTTAAACCAAGGCCAGTGCCACCAAATTTTCGAGAGGTTGAACTGTCAGCTTGGGTAAACGCGTTAAATAAGGTGTTGTGTTGGTTTTTTTCAATACCTATGCCAGTATCTGATACTGAAATGCTTAGTTTTACCTTATTGGCAGACACAAACTCTGTATCTATATCGAGCGTAACGCTTCCTTCGTTAGTAAATTTAATCGCATTACTACATAAATTAAGTAGTATTTGTTCTATGCGCATTGCATCGCCTAAAAACCAGGTATCTACAGGTAAGTTACATTTGAGAATCCATTCAATGTTTTTATTTTTCGCACTTTGCTCAAACATTGTGTCAATGCGCGTTACAAGTGCTTTTGGATCAAACGCAATGGACTCTAGTATTAAATGTTGTGACTCTATTTTTGAAATATCAAGAACGTCGTTAATTAGGTTTAATAGACTGTTTGAAGAGGAGTAAATTTTTTTAATGTAGCTGAACAGCTTTTGAGCATCATCACCTTTTTTCGCAAGTGACGATAGGCCAATAATGGCATTTAATGGGGTGCGTATTTCGTGACTCATATTGGCTAAAAATTGGCTTTTAGCGCTATTGGCTAAGTCAGACTGTTTTTTGGCTTTTACCAATGAGCTTGTTCGTTCTGCAACTTGGCGGCTAAGCGCTAGTTGCTGCTGGTTAAATAGCATTAACACTACAATAATAAGTAAACACACAGCGGTTTGTAGCATAAGTAAAAATAAAGACATTTCAATGTTTTGTTGTGAAATGTAGTTTTCTTTAAGTGCTAATTTTATTACCCATTGCTGACCTCCAAAGTTAATATTGAATGACATTAACTGGCTTTGGGTTGCTTGCTCAAAGTTTTGAGAGTCGTTACTGTAAAAGGCGGGTTCGTTGTCAAATTCAAACACATCAATAGAAAACATTTCAGATTGCTGCTGTGTAATAGCTTGTTCAATAATTTTATGGGCCAAAAATACACCGGTGGCATAACCCTTTATATTTTCATTTTGACCATAAACAGGCGCAAATAGTAGATAGGCGGGTGTTGGTGTTTTTGTTTGGACTAATTGAATGATTTTAGTGCTGATAGGTAAATATTTGATAGCTGGATTTTGCAAAGATGCTTTTCGATCTGGGTTTGAATATACATTAAAGCCAACCGCCTTTTGGTTGCTTTCTAAAGGAGCTATATATTTAACAACCACTAGAGGGTCATCATCTTCGAGAGGATCACCAACAATGTTTATATTTTGCCGATAAATTGTTGACATTGTATTACTGAGTGTTTGGCGCTGCGCTTGTGTTATTTGTACATTCCAAGACAATGCTTTAATAAATGAATGCTTTTCAAGTAGTTTATTTGCTGAAGCGTAAAAGTCTTGCTCATTAAACTCAGGTGATGATTGTACTTGGCTTGCTAAGCTTTGCACGGCGATAATACTTTGATTTATATACCTGTATAAACTGTTTTCAATAACTTCAACTTCTCGCTCTGCAATTTTAATTGTATTTTTGCTGTTTTCGCGTTCGTAAATTTGTGCTGTAAGCGCCACAGATATAAATAAAATAGAGCAAACTGCAATGGTTTCAAAGGCTAAGACTTTGCGTTGTCCAGGTGCTTTGGGCAGTAGCGACAATAAAAAAGGTGAGGCAATAAGTACCCCTAATATATCTCCTAACCACCAATAAATAACATGTAGCCAATGGTCCTCAATACTATAAAGTGGGTTAAAGTTACTTAACGCAAATACACCAATATTTGATGATAGTAAGCTTACTAAAACAGCAACTACAGCAATAAAATAAGCAATGTATTTTCGTTTACGAAAATAAAGCGGATTTCCCAACCAATACCTTAATATTGCGGCACCGACCATAGCTTGGATAATAACGCCAAGGGCAATGTAAATGGCCTGAGTAAACGTATTGCCGACCAGCATTATTTCATGAGCTGAGTTATCGAATATATTTAAGTTAAATGCAATTGCTGCTGCAAATAAAGGCGGTATAAAACGCCACCACCATATATAACAACCAACTAAAGCAATACCTGCCGGTAGCCAGATAGGGACTATTTGCGAGTTAAATGCAAACGCAGTAAGTCCAACGCCCAGTAAGTAATAAGCGAGGGCGAATAATATGTAGAAAATAATTGATTGAGAGGTTGAGGCGAATATTTTCACATAATATCCATATATCTATGCTTCTGTTTAAGAAATATCAGTATAGCTAACAACTTTGTATTTGCCGTACTTTTATAGCGGAAGCTGCTTTTTAGTGAACGACTGCTTAAGTACCACCGTTGACTCTATATTCGCTATGCAGCTCAAACTACCTAACCGATGTTTAACAAATTGTTCATAGCTTTCAAGATCGTTAGCAATAATTTTTAGTAAATAATCATAACTACCTGATATTACACTGCACTCTAATACATGAGGTAGCTTTTCTACCGACTGTTCAAATAAGTCTGCCGCGCTAACAGAATTTTGATTTAGCCTAATAAAAGCATATACCAATACGTTCAGTTCAAGTTTTTTAGGATTAATTGACGCGTGGTAGCCCGTAATAACATGCTCTTTTTCAAGTTTTTTGATTCGCCTTAAGCAAGGCGTATCAGACAAGCTAATCGTATTTGCTAAATCTGAAACCGATATTCTGGCATTTTCTTGTAGTGCTGTGAGTATTTGCTGATCTTTTTTATCTAACATTTTTTGTTACCTATTTTTAAATTTTTAGTGATTATCACTAATTATAGATACTTTCACTTTGTTTTTTGATGATTTACGCTCACGTTACTCTGTTAGCATTTAAATATAAAAATAATAGAGCAAAATAATGAATACACATACGGCCACATTTGATGATTGGATACGCACTGAGTTTGTAGAGATAAATACTGAATTAGAGCTGCTTTATTGGCAGCAATTCGATAAAGCAAATGTTGAAGGTGTTGGTGAGAAATTAAAGCAACAATTAAAAAGGCAAGGCAATGTATTAATTTCACACTTGTTAGCAGAAGGAAATACCGATCAAGGGTTTGATCGTGCATTTGATTTATTAGGCAATGTTGGATTATTCATGGCTGCATGTCGCCGCCATGAAATAACTGAGCCCAGTAGAGAAACTACTTCACCTTTGGTAGAGGCATCGGCATTGGCAATGCATATTGGTGCGTCGATTGGTGTAACACCGCGGTTTGCTACCGCGCATTTAACCACCCACAATAAAGCTGTTAATGGCACCTATAAGCGCTTTACTAATTTACCTGATGAAAAACTTTTTTTAGATTATAACACTCAAGGTATTTTAGCCTACAAGCGAGCAAGTGATGCCTTATTAAAGATAGTACCACTGGGTATTTCGCACCCTTTGTGTGGTGAATTACTAAAGGCTGCAAAGTACGCGCTCATTAATGTAATTGAATCTAACAATGCACTTTACACACAATTAGATACAGATCGTTTTTTTAACTGTGTTCGCCCTTACTACAAACCATACCGTGTTGGTAAAGAGATTTATCGAGGTGCAAACGCAGGCGATTTTGCCGGAATTAACGTAATTGATATGTTGCTTGGTCTTTGTAGTGCAAATGAGCCAAGCTACTCACAAATGCTGGTGGATAAGTTTTTATATATGATGCCAGAAGATCAGCAAATATTAAGAGAGTCAATGCGAATACAAAGCTTTATGGATGATTTTTTACAGGCGCAGCAATATAAAAATAGCAACTGGTTTAAATCACATGGAAAGCTATTTATACAAGTATGTAAGTTACATGGTGACACAGCAATCGGACATCATAACCAATTAGTAGAAAAATTTATTGCGCAACCGTCAAAGCAAATGCACGAGCAACATTTAAGTAAAGTAACGGCAAGTGGACCGCCACTTCATGTATTACTCGATTCGTTAGAAAAGTTGAGG
This genomic stretch from Pseudoalteromonas marina harbors:
- a CDS encoding PrnB family protein, which translates into the protein MNTHTATFDDWIRTEFVEINTELELLYWQQFDKANVEGVGEKLKQQLKRQGNVLISHLLAEGNTDQGFDRAFDLLGNVGLFMAACRRHEITEPSRETTSPLVEASALAMHIGASIGVTPRFATAHLTTHNKAVNGTYKRFTNLPDEKLFLDYNTQGILAYKRASDALLKIVPLGISHPLCGELLKAAKYALINVIESNNALYTQLDTDRFFNCVRPYYKPYRVGKEIYRGANAGDFAGINVIDMLLGLCSANEPSYSQMLVDKFLYMMPEDQQILRESMRIQSFMDDFLQAQQYKNSNWFKSHGKLFIQVCKLHGDTAIGHHNQLVEKFIAQPSKQMHEQHLSKVTASGPPLHVLLDSLEKLRDRRSAAKRDDIKTRFDDLNSLKEWVK
- a CDS encoding ATP-binding protein, coding for MKIFASTSQSIIFYILFALAYYLLGVGLTAFAFNSQIVPIWLPAGIALVGCYIWWWRFIPPLFAAAIAFNLNIFDNSAHEIMLVGNTFTQAIYIALGVIIQAMVGAAILRYWLGNPLYFRKRKYIAYFIAVVAVLVSLLSSNIGVFALSNFNPLYSIEDHWLHVIYWWLGDILGVLIASPFLLSLLPKAPGQRKVLAFETIAVCSILFISVALTAQIYERENSKNTIKIAEREVEVIENSLYRYINQSIIAVQSLASQVQSSPEFNEQDFYASANKLLEKHSFIKALSWNVQITQAQRQTLSNTMSTIYRQNINIVGDPLEDDDPLVVVKYIAPLESNQKAVGFNVYSNPDRKASLQNPAIKYLPISTKIIQLVQTKTPTPAYLLFAPVYGQNENIKGYATGVFLAHKIIEQAITQQQSEMFSIDVFEFDNEPAFYSNDSQNFEQATQSQLMSFNINFGGQQWVIKLALKENYISQQNIEMSLFLLMLQTAVCLLIIVVLMLFNQQQLALSRQVAERTSSLVKAKKQSDLANSAKSQFLANMSHEIRTPLNAIIGLSSLAKKGDDAQKLFSYIKKIYSSSNSLLNLINDVLDISKIESQHLILESIAFDPKALVTRIDTMFEQSAKNKNIEWILKCNLPVDTWFLGDAMRIEQILLNLCSNAIKFTNEGSVTLDIDTEFVSANKVKLSISVSDTGIGIEKNQHNTLFNAFTQADSSTSRKFGGTGLGLTIAKELCLLMGATLNLKSELGEGSTFTFAVNLTTSEPDIEPEAISKDIDITSLNILVAEDNPVNQMVIKAMLGSLGIIPHLVENGEEAVNIIKEQHFDLVLMDCQMPVMDGYKATELIRAFKSQHTLPIIALTADAMPEDKIKAKKAGFNEHLAKPIELAKLTECLSQFVKTVTK
- a CDS encoding GNAT family N-acetyltransferase — protein: MKSFSHRWFKNINEIDQAQWHAFFGDEPFTQHTFLYALEQSQCVTQQSGWQPYHLAVYEGSNLIALAPGYVKSHSYGEYVFDWAWAEAYEKNGLHYYPKWLSGVPFSPIEGKRIAIHHTNHNDVYNYITEQLCTHSIEQGWSGWHINFCDQTQATLLTEQHAMLREGVQFQWFNKGFDTFDDFLSTLNSRKRRSLKKERAKITHQNIIIEWLKGSDITPEIMQLFCEFYQRTYLKRSGHLGYLNSEFFTLLHALMASQLVIMLAKKDGQVIAATLSLIGENTLYGRYWGASENIDALHFELCYYQGIEFAIKHKLDCFHSGAQGEHKIARGFEPVTTFSAHHIVNNDFSSAIEDYLSRERQHIALYKAQCTSLLPFKNE
- a CDS encoding Lrp/AsnC family transcriptional regulator yields the protein MLDKKDQQILTALQENARISVSDLANTISLSDTPCLRRIKKLEKEHVITGYHASINPKKLELNVLVYAFIRLNQNSVSAADLFEQSVEKLPHVLECSVISGSYDYLLKIIANDLESYEQFVKHRLGSLSCIANIESTVVLKQSFTKKQLPL
- a CDS encoding DUF938 domain-containing protein, giving the protein MTKPFSQACENNKGPILEHLNCALKNVKTVLEVGSGTGQHSVFFAEKLPYLQWHTSDRVINHEGISLWHSEVNLANLHAPIELDLNQPWPIEKVDAIYTANTFHIVSWLLVERFFDGVKRHLNDEGIVCIYGPFKYKGEYTSQSNQEFCAFLTERDPLSGIRDFEAVLLLAKQAGLSLMSDHAMPANNQLLVFKRQ
- a CDS encoding class II fumarate hydratase, which translates into the protein MSNFRTESDSMGELKVPVNALYQAQTQRAVNNFAISALTMPAQFIKALAYIKQAAAQSNCELGLINKTKATAIERACQAIIDGKHHDQFPVDVFQTGSGTSSNMNANEVIATLASTQQELVHPNDDVNMGQSSNDVVPTAIALSSALAVKQALLPALENLSQHLENKKSEVGAIVKTGRTHLMDAMPVTFEQTLNAWQSQVNNAASGIRHSLEPVCELAQGGTAVGTGINADPKFADLFCTNLTKNVGIRFSPSKNFFYNIGSQDAIVALSGQLKVLAVAQMKIANDLRWMNSGPLAGLGEIELEALQPGSSIMPGKVNPVIPEAAAMVSAQVIGNDATITVAGQSGNFELNVMLPVIAYNILQSIELLTNSAKALAEKAIATFIVNQANIDRALAKNPILVTALNPVIGYEKAAQIAKQAYKEARPIIDVAEQETDLPREELEKLLNPTKLTQGGL